Below is a window of Pseudomonadota bacterium DNA.
GGGGGTGCTCGAGGGGGGAGACTCATAACTTGTTGATAAGTTGTTAGTTGAGCTTGAGCACGTTTTCGGGCAATTGCTGGAGGCGCCCTATGAGCGGAATGGATCCGTTCGGTGTTGTAGTAGCCGATGTAGCAGTAGATAGCCTCCATCAGCTCGGATAGCGATGAGAACCGCTCAGGGTCTCCGAACTCGACTTTAAATCGTCCGAA
It encodes the following:
- a CDS encoding IS3 family transposase, which produces FGRFKVEFGDPERFSSLSELMEAIYCYIGYYNTERIHSAHRAPPAIARKRAQAQLTTYQQVMSLPPRAPPSSPCGAEEQPMLLI